A segment of the Flavobacteriales bacterium genome:
GCGCGCCGCTACTTCTACCCTTCGTTGAACACGCTGCCTTATGTCGAGCGAACGGCCATGCCGGTCTCAGAGGACGCCGCCGACCGCGCGATCTGCCTGCCTTTCTATCCGGGATTGGAGCATTCGGATGCGGAGCGCATCGCCAAGCTCATCCGTCAAGTGGCTGGAAGGCCGCAAGCAACCACCGCTTCGCCTGCACGGGTGAGGCATTGACCATGGATCCATACCTGCATTACGATCTGCTCCGGCGCACGCATCGCGCGCTCGCGCTCAAGGCCATCATCCAGGAACGGATCAAGCCCGGCATGCGCGTGCTCGATGCCGGATGCGGCAGCGGAATCCTGAGCATCTGGGCAGGGCAGGCCGGTGCCGAAGTGGTCGGCGTGGACCTTGCGGACATCTCCTTGGCGCGTATGCTAGTCGCGGAGAACGGCTTGGCCGACCGCGTGCGGATCATGCAGGGCGACCTCTTCGAAGTGGATCTCGGCGAACAGCGCTTCGATGCCTTGCTGGCCATGGTGTACCTGAACGACCCGCGCCGCGACGAGGATCGGCCGAAGCTCGTCCACGGCCTCAAGCGATTCCTGAAGCCCGGAGCGCTCATGGTGCCCGACCGGGTGCGCTATACCGTTGCGGCGCTCGATTGGCCCGCTCAGCGGAGCCCGGCGCGCTGGCAAAGGGTGGACGACGGCATCGCTGAGTTCGAGCGGATCTATTCCATGCGCATGGGATCATTCAAAGGGCTGCTGCGACAGCGGCCGAACAAATCCGTGTTCCCGCACCGCGGCCCCGATGGTCTCATCGACCTGTCGGAAGCGAAACGTCTTACGCCGCAGCAGGAGATCATCGTGCAGCAGCTCCGTGACGAGCCTCGATCATTCCCGGACCGCATCGTGCTCAGCACGCAGCAGGCCGGTGAACTCAATACGCTGCTCTTCGAGCAGGAACTCTTGTTCATGGACACCCTCATCTTCCGCAACCAGTCGATCAGTTGGGTCGATCCACCGGTGCAGGTGAGCGCCGCGCAGAGCGTGGAAGCCATGCTTGATGGACGATGGCGCACGGATAACCTGATCCACGCGCATTGATGCCGATCGCTGACGACTTGGGCCGTGATCGCCTGTGCCAGCTCCTCTCAGGGCACGGCGATTCCATCTACCTGCTCGATACCGAAGCCTACCGTCGCAACATCCGCGAGTTCTTCACGCAGTTCCGCAAACGCTATCCGCGCATCGGCCTCGGCCATTCATACAAGACCAACTACATCCCGCAGCTCTGCAAGGCCGCCTATGCGGAAGGAGCGTATGCCGAAGTGGTCTCACGCATGGAGTTCGACATGGCCTTGCGTTTCGGTGCGGCGCCCGAACGAATCATTCTCAACGGGCCGGTGAAGGATGACGCACTGCTGCGCGATGCCCTGCTCGCTGGGTGCATGGTGAATGTGGACAGCGAAGGTGAGGCGGTGCGCGTAATGGCCATCGCCGACGCGCATCCGGAAAAGCAGATCGCCTTTGGATTGCGGATGAACCTGCCCATGGATGGACGCCCGCGCTCGCGCTTCGGGATCGATGTGGATGCCCGAGGCTTGCCGGACCTGATCGCTGCCATACGCGAGCGGAGCAACCTCGCGATCGAAGGGATCCATTGCCACATCGGCGGAGATCGGAGCGCCGCGAGCTACGCCGAGCGCACCGATCGCATGATAAAAGCGTCGAAGTGGATCTTCCACCGCACGAAGCCCCGCTACATAGACGTAGGCGGTGGGCTGGCGGGTCGCATGCCCGACGAATTGAAGTCGCAGCTGGCCAAAGAGCCGCCCAGCCTCGATTATTATGCTGAGGCCATAGCAGGTTCCTTCTCCAGTTCATTCCCCGATGATGGTCCCGAGTTGATCGTGGAGCCCGGCATGGGCATCCTGGCCGATGTGGTCTGGTTCGCCTGCGAAGTGGCCAGCACCAAGCGCATCGGGGATCAGCTGCATGCCATCGTCACGGGCAGCATCTACAACCTGAAGCCCACGCTCAATTCCTTCGACCTGCCCTTCACGGTGCTGCCTAAGCCCGGCGTGGCGCGCGAGAAGGGGGAGTGGTGCGTGAGCGGCTACACCTGCATGGAGATCGATGTGATCCACAAGGGCTGGAAGGGCGCGCTCGCCGAAGGTGACATCCTGCTCTTCGGCAACGCAGGCGCCTATACGGTGGTGCTCAAGCCGCCCTTCATCAAGGCAGCGCCCGCCATCGTTGAGCTGCACGCCGACGGGACAGCCACGTGCGTGAAGGCTGCCGAGACGCTCGATGACGTGCTGAGCACTTACCGCTGGTAGTCGGAACGCGCGCCGCATCTTCGCGGCATGAACCTGCTCTTCTCCTGCATCGGCAAGCGCGGCTACATGGCGCGCCTGTTCCGTGAGCAGCTCGGGCCAGATGATCGCATCATCGGCACCAGCAACACGCGCTGGACGCCCGGCTTCAACGCCTGCGACAAGGGCGTGCTCATGCCCGACCTCAATTCGCCGGAGTACATCCCCGCCGTGCTCGAGCTCTGCAGGCGCGAGCGCATCGATGGCCTGCTCTCCTTCTTCGACATGGATGTGCACCGGCTCAGCAAGCACGTCCACGAGTTCGAGGCGATCGGCGTGAAGTGCTTCATCCCGCGCGCTGAGGCCGCTGATATCTGCTTCGACAAGTGGCGCACCTTCCAATTCCTGCGCGCCAATGGATTCGAGACCGCAGAGACCTGGCTCGACCTTGTGAGCGTGAAGCGCGCCATGGAAGAAGGCGCACTCGCTTTCCCGGTGTACGTGAAGCCGCGTTCCGGATTCGGCAGCCGCAACACCTTCAAGGCCCGCAATTGGAAGGAATTGGAGGTCTTCTTCGACCTGGAGCCTGACATGATCGTGCAGGAAACGCTGGGCGGCGACGCCTACGACTTCGATATCCTCAACGACCTGAATGGCCGCGCCATCAGCGTGGTGTGCTGGCGGAAATCGCTCAGCCGCATGGGCGAGACCGAGCAGGCCGTCACGGTGCACGATGAGCAGATCACGGAGGTCGGCCTGCGTCTGGCCAATACCCTCGGCTTCGTTGGCCCATTGGATGCCGATCTCTTCCTCTGGAACGGCAAGGTTTACGTGCTTGAGATCAACCTGCGCTTCGGCGGCGGTTATCCCACCTCGCACCTGGCGGGCGCTGCCTTCCCGAAAGCAATCATGCAGATGATCACCGGCGAGCCGGTCACCATCAAGCAAGGCGATTACAAGGCAGGCGTGGTGATGATGAAGGAGCTGCACATCCTCGGCGGCGAGGAGCAGTCGTTCTTCCAGGAGCGTATCCATGTGGATGAAAGCCTGCGGACGCCATCCGTTTCCCACTGAACATGGACCCCATCCGCACGGAGGCCTTCCAGCGCAACGACAGCCTTGAGGCGCTGCTGCGCGAGTTGAATGATGCGCTTGGCGGTGCGGAGGAACGGTTGGCGGCCTTGCCGGATGAGCCGCCCTACCCCACGATCCTCATCATCGGCGCGCCGCGCAGCGGCACCACCTTGCTCATGCAATGGCTGGCGGCCAGCGGGCTGGTGGCCTTCCCGAGCAATCTCCTCTCGCGATTCTACCAAGCACCTTACCTCGGCGCGCGCATCCAGCAGCTGATTGCCGATCCGCGCTTCAATTACAAGGACGAGCTCAGTGGCTTGTTGGGCGCTCCTGCGGAATTCGCGAGCGAAGTGGGCAAGACCAAAGGCGCGCTTCAGCCCAACGAGTTCTGGTACTTCTGGCGGCGCTTCATACCGAACGTCGATCCGGAATGGATCACGCCCGAGCAGGAGGACTTGATCGATGGCGCTGGCTTCCGTCGCGGCATCGCGCACATCCAGCATGCTTTCGGAAAGCCATTCGCCACCAAGGGAATCATCCTCCAATACAATCTGGAGGCGCTGCGACGGGCCTTGGGCAAGGTGATCTTCGTGCATACCCGGCGGAATGCGTTCTTCAACACGCAATCGCTCCTGCAGGCCAGGGTGAAGTACCATGGCAGCATCGACACCTGGTTCAGCGTGAAGCCGCGCGAGTACGAAGAGCTGCGCAAGCGTGATCCGGTGGAGCAAGTGGCCGGTCAGGTGATCCTGACGCAGCGCCATATCGAGGAACAATTGGCCAGCATGCCAGCGGAGCATGTGCTCACCATTGACCACGAAGCGTTCTGCGCCGACCCCGCGGCTTTCCATGCGGCGCTTGGTGCGAAGCTCAAGCAATGGGGCTGCGAATGGCCGGATGCATACACGGGCCCTGCGCGTTTCGAGGTCAGTGATCGCGTCCGAGTGGATGATGCCATGCGGGCGCGGATCATGGAGGCGTGCAAATGGCTCGAGGGCGCTTATCCGAGCATCTGATCGATCATGGATGCGATCGATGGCCGTTCCGCCG
Coding sequences within it:
- a CDS encoding class I SAM-dependent methyltransferase; this encodes MDPYLHYDLLRRTHRALALKAIIQERIKPGMRVLDAGCGSGILSIWAGQAGAEVVGVDLADISLARMLVAENGLADRVRIMQGDLFEVDLGEQRFDALLAMVYLNDPRRDEDRPKLVHGLKRFLKPGALMVPDRVRYTVAALDWPAQRSPARWQRVDDGIAEFERIYSMRMGSFKGLLRQRPNKSVFPHRGPDGLIDLSEAKRLTPQQEIIVQQLRDEPRSFPDRIVLSTQQAGELNTLLFEQELLFMDTLIFRNQSISWVDPPVQVSAAQSVEAMLDGRWRTDNLIHAH
- a CDS encoding ATP-grasp domain-containing protein, producing MNLLFSCIGKRGYMARLFREQLGPDDRIIGTSNTRWTPGFNACDKGVLMPDLNSPEYIPAVLELCRRERIDGLLSFFDMDVHRLSKHVHEFEAIGVKCFIPRAEAADICFDKWRTFQFLRANGFETAETWLDLVSVKRAMEEGALAFPVYVKPRSGFGSRNTFKARNWKELEVFFDLEPDMIVQETLGGDAYDFDILNDLNGRAISVVCWRKSLSRMGETEQAVTVHDEQITEVGLRLANTLGFVGPLDADLFLWNGKVYVLEINLRFGGGYPTSHLAGAAFPKAIMQMITGEPVTIKQGDYKAGVVMMKELHILGGEEQSFFQERIHVDESLRTPSVSH
- a CDS encoding sulfotransferase, which gives rise to MDPIRTEAFQRNDSLEALLRELNDALGGAEERLAALPDEPPYPTILIIGAPRSGTTLLMQWLAASGLVAFPSNLLSRFYQAPYLGARIQQLIADPRFNYKDELSGLLGAPAEFASEVGKTKGALQPNEFWYFWRRFIPNVDPEWITPEQEDLIDGAGFRRGIAHIQHAFGKPFATKGIILQYNLEALRRALGKVIFVHTRRNAFFNTQSLLQARVKYHGSIDTWFSVKPREYEELRKRDPVEQVAGQVILTQRHIEEQLASMPAEHVLTIDHEAFCADPAAFHAALGAKLKQWGCEWPDAYTGPARFEVSDRVRVDDAMRARIMEACKWLEGAYPSI